Proteins encoded together in one bacterium window:
- a CDS encoding MFS transporter translates to MRHAVPARPVPSLLRENGAFRSFWAGQLISLFGDQITLLALPLVAVLLLRAGAREMGYLTAAGLVPALLFALHAGAWVDRRGRRRRVMIAADLGRAILLLTIPAAYALGRLTVLHLYAVAFLVGTLSVLFMVSYGALFVSLVPRDRYVDGNALLHGSRALSFVGGPSLGGLLVQIFSAPWALAADAISFFASAFFLGRISPAEPPTEAGGRGQVAAGARFIMQSPILRAALAAGATFNFFNLMFSALFVLYATRALGVRPALLGAVLGAGAVGAVLGSAITGWLGRRIGIGPTYILGCVLFPLPLVLVPAAAGPMVLAFLLAARFGSGLGVMVLDISIGSIFAALIPHHLRSRVSGAFTVVNYGVRPLGSLAGGLLGGAIGLRPTLWIATLGAIAGFLWLLPSPLPRLRTLDGLTDEARASTPSAGSVDRGTMGATMRG, encoded by the coding sequence GTGCGACACGCCGTCCCGGCACGGCCGGTACCTTCGCTGCTCCGGGAGAACGGCGCGTTTCGCTCGTTCTGGGCCGGCCAGTTGATCTCGCTCTTCGGCGATCAAATCACGCTGCTCGCGCTCCCCCTTGTGGCCGTCCTGCTCCTGCGCGCCGGCGCCCGGGAAATGGGTTACCTCACGGCGGCGGGCCTGGTGCCGGCCCTGCTCTTCGCCCTCCATGCCGGTGCCTGGGTCGACCGGCGCGGCCGGCGCCGCCGGGTGATGATCGCCGCCGATCTGGGACGAGCGATCCTGCTCTTGACCATCCCGGCGGCGTATGCCCTCGGAAGGCTCACCGTGCTCCACCTGTACGCCGTCGCGTTCCTCGTAGGAACGCTGAGCGTCCTGTTCATGGTGTCCTACGGTGCGCTCTTCGTCTCCCTCGTGCCCCGCGACCGGTACGTGGACGGGAACGCGCTGTTGCACGGCAGCCGGGCGCTGTCGTTCGTCGGCGGCCCGAGCCTCGGCGGCCTGCTCGTGCAGATCTTCTCGGCCCCGTGGGCCCTCGCCGCGGACGCGATCTCGTTTTTCGCCTCGGCGTTCTTCCTCGGCCGGATCTCACCCGCGGAGCCGCCGACGGAGGCGGGCGGCCGCGGGCAGGTCGCCGCGGGCGCCCGGTTCATCATGCAATCGCCAATCTTGCGGGCCGCGCTCGCCGCGGGGGCGACATTCAACTTCTTCAACTTGATGTTCTCCGCCCTGTTCGTGCTCTATGCGACGCGCGCGCTCGGCGTCCGGCCGGCGCTGCTCGGTGCGGTGTTGGGTGCGGGCGCCGTAGGGGCGGTGCTCGGATCGGCCATCACCGGATGGTTGGGACGGCGCATCGGGATCGGCCCGACCTACATCCTCGGGTGCGTGCTCTTTCCGCTGCCCCTGGTGCTGGTGCCGGCCGCGGCGGGCCCGATGGTGCTGGCGTTCCTGCTGGCCGCGCGATTCGGATCGGGCCTCGGCGTGATGGTCCTCGATATCAGCATCGGGTCGATCTTCGCCGCGCTCATTCCGCATCACCTCCGATCGCGTGTCTCCGGAGCCTTCACTGTCGTGAACTACGGTGTCCGGCCGCTCGGCTCGCTCGCCGGCGGGCTCCTGGGCGGCGCGATCGGCCTTCGGCCGACGCTCTGGATCGCGACTCTGGGCGCGATTGCCGGCTTCCTGTGGCTCCTGCCCTCTCCGCTCCCCCGGCTCCGAACTCTCGACGGACTCACCGACGAGGCGCGCGCCTCGACGCCTTCCGCCGGCAGCGTCGACCGTGGCACGATGGGCGCAACAATGAGGGGGTAG
- a CDS encoding Uma2 family endonuclease yields MAITLQPARPVTDEELLELSKRNPGYQFERTAKGDLVVTPTGSESGHREAELAKQLSTWADRDRRGLVFSSAGGFRLPDGALHAPDASWVRRDRWVALSPEERRGFAPLCPDAVFEIRPESQSPDELREKIFIYVANGARLAVLIDPARRTVEVYRAGREPVIHTDPGSLALDPELPAFVLDLGPLFEP; encoded by the coding sequence ATGGCGATCACCCTACAGCCTGCAAGACCGGTGACCGATGAGGAATTGCTGGAGCTCTCCAAGCGCAACCCCGGATACCAATTTGAGCGCACCGCCAAAGGTGATCTCGTTGTGACGCCGACCGGCAGCGAATCGGGGCACCGGGAGGCGGAGCTGGCCAAACAACTGAGCACCTGGGCCGACCGCGACCGCCGCGGGCTCGTGTTCAGTTCCGCGGGAGGCTTTCGTCTCCCCGACGGCGCGCTGCACGCGCCGGACGCCTCCTGGGTCCGCCGCGACCGGTGGGTCGCGCTCTCGCCGGAGGAACGCCGGGGATTCGCGCCCCTGTGTCCGGACGCCGTGTTCGAGATCCGGCCGGAAAGCCAGTCGCCCGACGAACTCCGGGAGAAGATTTTCATCTACGTCGCAAACGGCGCGCGGCTCGCCGTCCTCATTGACCCCGCACGACGGACCGTCGAAGTCTATCGGGCCGGCCGGGAGCCCGTGATCCACACCGATCCCGGATCACTCGCCCTCGATCCCGAGTTGCCTGCGTTCGTGCTCGACCTGGGACCGCTCTTCGAGCCATAA
- a CDS encoding uracil-DNA glycosylase, with product MTAHLLAVRRGVARCRRCPLWRHATHSVPGEGTPDAGIVLVGEGPGRQEDLSGRPFVGRAGRLLEELLAHAGLRRDQVYITNVVKHRAVTARPAGRDRPPTAGEIEACRPWLLTQLDILRPRVVVTLGRHALAAFLPRAAIAECHGRPQRGGGYTILPLYHPSYALHSPAARPLLFHDVLALRTLIRKPAARPAGHMEGSR from the coding sequence TTGACCGCACACCTCCTGGCCGTGCGCCGCGGCGTAGCGCGCTGCCGGCGCTGCCCGCTGTGGCGCCACGCGACGCATTCCGTCCCCGGCGAGGGAACGCCGGACGCCGGCATCGTCCTGGTCGGGGAGGGGCCCGGCCGTCAGGAGGATCTCTCCGGCCGGCCCTTTGTCGGTCGCGCGGGCCGGCTCCTCGAGGAGTTGCTGGCGCACGCGGGGCTGCGGCGCGACCAAGTGTACATCACGAATGTCGTGAAGCACCGCGCGGTCACGGCCCGGCCCGCCGGCCGCGACCGCCCTCCGACGGCCGGGGAGATCGAGGCATGCCGTCCCTGGCTTCTGACCCAGCTCGACATCCTCCGGCCCCGCGTCGTCGTCACGCTCGGCCGGCATGCGCTCGCGGCGTTTCTGCCGCGTGCCGCGATCGCCGAGTGCCACGGCCGTCCGCAGCGCGGAGGCGGTTACACGATATTGCCGCTGTACCATCCCTCGTACGCGCTGCATAGTCCGGCGGCGCGGCCGTTGCTGTTCCACGACGTCCTGGCGCTTCGAACGCTGATCCGAAAGCCGGCTGCGCGCCCCGCCGGCCATATGGAAGGATCGCGGTGA
- the dapA gene encoding 4-hydroxy-tetrahydrodipicolinate synthase, with translation MADFGRVITAMVTPMDKSLAVDYAKAAALAKRLVEQGSDGLVVCGTTGESPTLGDDEKIRLFHAVREAVGTGAAVIAGTGTYDTAHSIHLTHEAEKAGCDGVLLVNPYYNKPTQEGLYRHFRTVAESTRLPVMLYNIQPRTSVNCEPATVARLAEVPNIVGIKEASGSLDQMSQVRKLTPPAFRLYSGDDSLTLPLLAVGGHGVVSVASHIAGREIKEMIMAFESGDIRRAQAIHFRLWPLFKVLFITTSPSPVKAALAMTGFDAGGLRLPMVEVTAKEREQIAAVLKDLALAAVPA, from the coding sequence ATGGCGGACTTTGGGCGCGTGATCACGGCGATGGTGACGCCGATGGATAAGTCCCTCGCGGTCGACTACGCGAAGGCGGCGGCCCTGGCGAAGCGTCTCGTGGAGCAGGGGTCGGACGGACTCGTCGTCTGCGGGACGACCGGGGAGTCGCCGACGCTCGGCGACGACGAAAAGATTCGGTTGTTCCATGCCGTGCGGGAGGCGGTCGGGACCGGGGCCGCGGTGATCGCCGGAACCGGGACCTACGACACGGCGCACAGCATCCACCTGACGCACGAGGCGGAGAAGGCCGGCTGCGACGGCGTGTTGCTCGTCAACCCGTATTACAACAAACCGACGCAGGAGGGGCTCTACCGGCACTTTCGGACCGTGGCGGAGAGCACGCGGCTGCCCGTCATGCTCTACAACATCCAGCCGCGGACGTCCGTCAACTGCGAGCCGGCGACGGTCGCACGGCTCGCCGAGGTCCCGAACATCGTCGGGATCAAGGAAGCGAGCGGGAGCCTCGACCAGATGTCGCAAGTCCGCAAACTGACCCCGCCGGCGTTTCGACTTTACAGCGGGGATGACAGCCTGACCCTGCCGCTGCTGGCGGTCGGCGGCCACGGGGTGGTGAGCGTTGCCTCGCACATCGCCGGACGCGAGATCAAGGAGATGATCATGGCGTTCGAGTCCGGCGACATCCGGCGCGCGCAGGCGATCCACTTCCGGCTGTGGCCGCTCTTCAAAGTGCTGTTCATCACCACCAGCCCGTCGCCCGTCAAGGCGGCGCTCGCGATGACCGGGTTCGACGCCGGGGGGTTGCGCCTGCCCATGGTTGAGGTGACGGCGAAGGAGCGCGAGCAGATCGCCGCGGTCCTGAAAGACCTCGCCCTGGCCGCGGTACCCGCCTAG
- a CDS encoding aspartate-semialdehyde dehydrogenase, with translation MAGFRVAVVGATGAVGREVLRLLDARGFPVGSLRAVATARSAGQRIGAHVVEALRPEVFDEIDVAIFDTPDDAASEWVPVAAERGAWVIDNSAAFRMADDVPLVIPEVNAHALRRAPRRIVANPNCTTATVAVPLAPLHRAAGLRRLIACSYQSASGAGQRGLDQLWAELRDAVATGRAPEVPRGEVSRHPMALNIIPAVGSLRGAHTSEEVKMQAELRKMLEAPDLVCGVTCVRVPTLRAHGVAAHAEFAEPLPAERARALLSGAPGVEVVDDPAAGRYPTAIGASDHEPCYVGRIRTDGAGCLAFFAVADNLWKGAALNTIQIAESLVRGGLLAAART, from the coding sequence ATGGCGGGCTTTCGGGTCGCGGTGGTCGGGGCGACGGGCGCGGTGGGCCGGGAAGTCCTGCGCCTGTTGGACGCGCGGGGGTTCCCCGTGGGGAGTCTGCGCGCGGTGGCGACGGCGCGCTCGGCCGGACAGCGGATCGGGGCGCATGTCGTCGAGGCGCTCCGCCCCGAAGTCTTCGATGAGATCGACGTCGCGATCTTCGACACACCCGACGACGCGGCCTCGGAATGGGTCCCCGTGGCGGCCGAGCGGGGCGCCTGGGTGATCGACAACTCGGCGGCGTTCCGCATGGCGGACGATGTCCCGCTTGTCATCCCGGAGGTCAACGCGCACGCGCTGCGCCGCGCGCCCCGCCGCATCGTCGCGAATCCCAATTGCACCACCGCGACGGTGGCCGTGCCGCTCGCGCCGCTGCACCGCGCCGCGGGGCTGCGGCGCCTCATCGCGTGTTCGTACCAGTCGGCCTCGGGGGCCGGGCAGCGCGGCCTGGATCAGTTGTGGGCCGAACTCCGGGACGCGGTCGCCACCGGGCGGGCGCCTGAGGTCCCCCGCGGCGAGGTATCGCGGCATCCGATGGCCCTCAACATCATCCCGGCCGTCGGCTCGCTCCGGGGGGCCCACACGAGCGAGGAGGTCAAGATGCAGGCGGAGCTGCGCAAGATGCTCGAGGCGCCCGACCTCGTCTGCGGCGTCACGTGTGTCCGCGTGCCGACGCTTCGCGCCCACGGCGTCGCCGCCCACGCGGAGTTCGCGGAGCCGCTGCCGGCGGAGCGCGCGCGGGCGCTGTTGAGCGGGGCGCCCGGGGTGGAGGTCGTGGACGATCCGGCGGCCGGCCGGTATCCGACGGCGATCGGCGCCTCCGACCATGAGCCGTGCTACGTCGGCCGCATCCGGACCGACGGCGCCGGCTGCCTCGCGTTCTTCGCGGTGGCCGACAACCTCTGGAAGGGCGCCGCGCTCAACACCATCCAGATCGCGGAGAGCCTCGTGCGCGGCGGCCTGCTGGCCGCGGCGCGGACGTGA
- the dapB gene encoding 4-hydroxy-tetrahydrodipicolinate reductase — MAMHRVVVTGAAGRMGRAAVRTIARRDDMVVVGALGHTAGIGEDAGVVAGAGPLGVPVGADLGQIFLVAHPTVLLDFSHGAAAVAHAEVALDHRVPAVIGATGLPADGVARLRARCAAEEVGVLLAPNFAVGALLMMEFATRAARFFPHVEITELHHDRKRDAPSGTAARTARLVAAARGAAPPPAVAETEQVPGSRGGVIDGIHVHSVRLPGLVAHQEVLFGGPGQTLLIRHDSVSEEGFMPGVVLALEKAGTLRTFVEGLEQLLDL; from the coding sequence ATGGCGATGCATAGGGTGGTCGTGACCGGTGCCGCGGGACGGATGGGGCGCGCCGCGGTGCGGACGATCGCGCGCCGCGACGACATGGTGGTGGTCGGCGCGCTCGGCCACACCGCGGGCATCGGCGAGGACGCCGGCGTCGTGGCCGGGGCGGGCCCGCTCGGCGTGCCGGTGGGCGCGGACCTCGGCCAGATCTTCCTCGTCGCGCACCCGACGGTGCTGCTCGACTTCAGCCACGGCGCGGCCGCCGTCGCGCACGCGGAGGTCGCGCTGGACCATCGGGTGCCGGCCGTGATCGGGGCGACCGGGCTGCCGGCCGACGGGGTGGCGCGGCTGCGCGCGCGGTGCGCCGCGGAGGAAGTGGGCGTGCTTCTCGCCCCGAACTTCGCCGTCGGGGCGCTCTTGATGATGGAGTTTGCGACGCGGGCGGCGCGGTTTTTCCCGCACGTCGAAATCACCGAGCTGCACCACGACCGCAAGCGCGATGCGCCGTCGGGCACGGCGGCGCGGACGGCGCGCCTCGTCGCGGCCGCGCGCGGCGCCGCCCCCCCGCCCGCGGTGGCGGAGACCGAGCAGGTGCCGGGATCGCGGGGCGGCGTCATCGACGGCATCCACGTGCACAGCGTCCGGCTGCCGGGCCTCGTCGCGCATCAGGAAGTCCTCTTCGGCGGCCCGGGGCAGACGCTGCTGATTCGCCACGACTCCGTGAGCGAGGAGGGCTTCATGCCCGGGGTCGTGCTCGCGCTCGAGAAAGCCGGGACGCTGCGGACGTTCGTGGAAGGCCTCGAGCAGCTGCTCGATCTATAG
- a CDS encoding pitrilysin family protein: protein MAVDQVLYRRTALPNGLVIVTEPMAHVRTVSLGVWIEAGSRYEDAASMGVSHFIEHALFKGTTTRSALAIAQEMDALGGHLNAFTDREHTCFYLRVLSDHLAGALDVLSDMLLHAALDPEAVERERQVILEEIHSYEDAPDDLVHDVFAAALWPGHPLGWPVAGNTASVGGLRPGDLRGFMDRRYRPGVALVTAAGELDHDEIVEQVRRALGEWAGTPAPVALTRPAAHRAVVFRAKDIEQVHVCLGVPGLPQAHPDRYAMAVLEQALGGGMSSRLFQEIREERGLAYSISAYHAPYRDTGAFVVYAGTSPDTCRDVVRLTARILGEARRGLPADDIGRAKESLKGGLMLDLETPGSRMSKLARSEQYFGRQFSLDEILADVDRVGGEDVRRLAEALLAPGAYTFAAVGPFEQYPDLRRSLEEAVRDGDA from the coding sequence ATGGCCGTTGATCAGGTGCTGTATCGCCGCACGGCGCTGCCGAACGGGCTCGTCATCGTCACCGAGCCCATGGCCCACGTGCGGACGGTCTCGCTCGGCGTGTGGATCGAGGCCGGGTCGCGCTACGAGGACGCGGCGTCGATGGGGGTGTCCCACTTCATCGAGCACGCGCTGTTCAAAGGCACGACGACGCGCTCCGCGCTGGCGATCGCGCAGGAGATGGACGCGCTCGGCGGCCACCTCAACGCGTTTACGGACCGCGAGCACACCTGCTTCTATCTGCGCGTCCTGAGCGACCACCTCGCGGGGGCGCTCGACGTGCTCTCGGACATGCTGCTGCACGCCGCGCTCGACCCGGAAGCGGTGGAACGGGAGCGGCAGGTCATCCTCGAAGAGATTCACAGCTACGAGGACGCGCCGGACGATCTCGTCCACGACGTGTTCGCCGCGGCGCTGTGGCCGGGACATCCGCTCGGCTGGCCGGTGGCCGGCAACACCGCGAGCGTCGGCGGGCTCCGCCCAGGGGATCTCCGGGGCTTCATGGACCGCCGGTACCGGCCGGGCGTGGCGTTGGTCACCGCCGCGGGGGAACTGGACCACGACGAGATCGTCGAGCAGGTCCGGCGGGCGCTCGGCGAGTGGGCCGGCACGCCCGCGCCGGTGGCGCTGACCCGGCCGGCCGCGCACCGGGCGGTGGTCTTTCGCGCGAAGGACATCGAGCAGGTCCACGTGTGCCTCGGGGTGCCGGGGCTGCCGCAGGCGCACCCGGACCGCTACGCGATGGCCGTGCTCGAGCAGGCGCTCGGCGGCGGCATGAGCAGCCGGCTGTTCCAGGAGATCAGGGAGGAGCGCGGGCTCGCGTACTCGATCTCCGCGTATCACGCCCCGTACCGCGACACCGGGGCCTTTGTGGTGTACGCCGGCACGAGTCCGGACACGTGCCGCGACGTGGTCCGCCTGACGGCCCGCATCCTGGGCGAGGCACGCCGCGGACTGCCCGCCGACGACATCGGGCGCGCGAAGGAGTCGCTCAAGGGCGGCCTGATGCTGGATCTCGAGACGCCCGGGAGCCGGATGTCGAAGCTCGCGCGGTCCGAGCAGTACTTCGGCCGCCAGTTCTCGCTCGACGAGATCCTCGCGGACGTGGACCGGGTCGGCGGCGAGGACGTGCGGCGTCTGGCGGAGGCGCTGCTCGCGCCGGGGGCCTACACCTTCGCGGCGGTGGGTCCGTTCGAGCAGTACCCCGACCTTCGCCGGTCCCTCGAGGAGGCGGTGCGCGATGGCGATGCATAG
- a CDS encoding polyribonucleotide nucleotidyltransferase: MATEVTTGRVTLDVAGRTLSIETGQLARQADGAVVVRYGDSMVLVTATMSSAPREGIDFFPLTCDYEEKMFAAGKIPGGFFKREGRPGERATLTARLMDRPLRPLFPKGFRNDVQVVATVLSTDQENTPDVLAVIGASAALAISRIPWAGPIGAARIGLLDGELVVNPPLAAIDQRTTDLDLVVAGTADAITMVEAGAREVPEARVLEALDRAHAEIRRVIEAIHDLVRQAGRPKVGPAVASPPEDVVRAVRDAAAARLAAALRSDDKHAREDAVAQVAADVQTSLALQFPGQHKPIGEALDALTKNEVRRMILDEGVRTDGRTPTQIRPLSAQVGLLPRVHGSGLFVRGQTQVLTAVTLGTGQDEQIIDDLSTRERKRYMHHYDFPPYSVGEVRPMRSPGRREIGHGALAERALEPVLPPEEEWPYAMRLVSLVLESNGSTSMASVCGSTLALMDAGVPIRKPVGGISMGLITGPDGDPRTAILTDIQGIEDAMGDMDFKVAGTRDGITALQLDIKIKGLARDIFERAFAQAREARMTVLDVVERTIPKPRPDLSPFAPRITTIMINPERIREVIGPGGKIINKITAETGVKIDIEQDGRVLIASADGEAAARAQRMIEDIIREAKPGEVYKGRVTRLMNFGAFVEIFPGKEGLVHISELSHDRVARVEDAVKVGDEIEVKVKEIDNLGRVNLSRRALLPRPERADGGPGESESEDVRSPDRGGRPGPDRGDRGDRRGGRRPSGPRHIRKSPGGEMPPHGGGAPGAS; the protein is encoded by the coding sequence ATGGCAACCGAGGTAACCACCGGCCGGGTGACGCTGGACGTTGCCGGACGGACCCTGTCGATCGAAACCGGCCAGCTGGCGCGCCAGGCGGACGGCGCGGTGGTGGTGCGGTACGGCGACTCCATGGTGCTGGTCACGGCCACGATGTCGTCCGCGCCGCGGGAAGGCATCGATTTCTTCCCGCTGACCTGCGACTACGAAGAGAAGATGTTCGCCGCCGGGAAGATTCCCGGCGGTTTCTTCAAGCGCGAGGGCCGCCCGGGCGAACGGGCGACGCTCACGGCGCGTCTCATGGACCGGCCGCTTCGGCCGTTGTTCCCCAAGGGATTCCGCAACGACGTCCAGGTCGTGGCCACCGTGCTCAGCACGGACCAGGAGAATACGCCCGACGTCCTGGCCGTCATCGGCGCGAGCGCGGCGCTGGCGATCTCGCGGATTCCCTGGGCCGGGCCGATCGGCGCCGCGCGGATCGGGCTCCTCGACGGCGAGCTCGTGGTCAACCCGCCCCTCGCGGCGATCGACCAGCGGACCACGGATCTCGACCTCGTCGTCGCCGGGACCGCGGATGCGATCACCATGGTGGAGGCCGGGGCGCGGGAAGTCCCCGAGGCGCGCGTGCTCGAGGCGCTCGACCGCGCCCACGCCGAGATCCGGCGCGTCATCGAGGCGATCCACGACCTCGTCCGCCAGGCCGGCCGGCCCAAGGTCGGGCCGGCGGTTGCATCACCGCCGGAGGACGTCGTGCGGGCGGTGCGGGACGCCGCCGCCGCGCGGCTGGCCGCGGCGTTGCGCTCGGACGACAAGCACGCCCGCGAGGACGCGGTGGCCCAGGTGGCGGCGGACGTCCAGACGTCGCTGGCTCTGCAGTTTCCCGGGCAGCACAAGCCGATCGGCGAGGCGCTGGATGCCCTCACAAAGAACGAAGTGCGGCGCATGATCCTCGACGAGGGGGTGCGCACGGACGGCCGGACGCCGACCCAGATCCGGCCGCTGTCGGCGCAGGTTGGCCTGCTTCCCCGGGTCCACGGGTCCGGCCTATTCGTCCGTGGCCAGACGCAGGTGCTGACGGCGGTCACGCTCGGCACCGGGCAGGACGAGCAGATTATCGACGACCTGAGCACCCGCGAGCGGAAGCGCTACATGCACCATTACGACTTCCCGCCGTACAGCGTCGGCGAGGTCCGGCCGATGCGCTCCCCGGGCCGCCGGGAGATCGGGCACGGGGCGCTCGCCGAGCGCGCGCTCGAGCCCGTCCTGCCGCCGGAGGAAGAGTGGCCGTACGCGATGCGCCTCGTGTCGCTCGTGCTCGAGAGCAACGGCTCCACGTCGATGGCGTCGGTGTGCGGCAGTACGCTCGCGCTCATGGACGCCGGGGTGCCGATCCGCAAGCCGGTCGGCGGAATCTCGATGGGGCTGATCACCGGCCCGGACGGGGACCCGCGGACCGCCATTCTGACCGACATCCAGGGCATCGAAGACGCCATGGGCGACATGGATTTCAAGGTCGCCGGCACCCGCGACGGGATCACCGCCCTGCAGCTCGACATCAAGATCAAGGGCCTGGCGCGCGACATCTTCGAGCGGGCGTTCGCGCAGGCGCGCGAGGCGCGGATGACGGTGCTCGACGTGGTCGAGCGGACGATTCCGAAGCCGCGTCCGGACCTGTCGCCATTCGCGCCGCGGATCACGACGATCATGATCAACCCGGAGCGGATCCGTGAGGTGATCGGCCCCGGCGGCAAGATCATCAACAAGATCACCGCCGAGACGGGCGTGAAGATCGACATCGAGCAGGACGGCCGCGTGCTGATCGCCTCGGCGGACGGGGAGGCGGCCGCGCGCGCGCAGCGGATGATCGAGGACATCATCCGCGAGGCGAAACCCGGCGAGGTGTACAAGGGCCGCGTCACGCGTCTCATGAATTTCGGCGCCTTCGTCGAGATCTTTCCGGGCAAGGAAGGGCTGGTGCACATCTCCGAACTGTCGCACGACCGCGTGGCCCGGGTCGAAGACGCGGTCAAGGTGGGCGACGAAATCGAAGTGAAGGTCAAAGAGATCGACAACCTCGGCCGGGTCAACCTCTCCCGCCGCGCGCTGCTCCCACGGCCCGAGCGGGCCGACGGCGGGCCCGGCGAGTCCGAGAGCGAGGACGTGCGCAGCCCTGACCGGGGCGGCCGTCCCGGCCCCGACCGGGGCGACCGTGGGGACCGCCGTGGGGGACGCCGGCCCAGCGGGCCCCGCCACATCCGAAAGTCCCCCGGGGGGGAGATGCCCCCCCATGGGGGCGGCGCACCGGGGGCCTCGTGA
- the rpsO gene encoding 30S ribosomal protein S15: MSVEPEGSPGIAIDTFRRHPNDSGSPDVQIARLTERINHLSEHLRVHQSDFHSRRGLLKMVGQRRRLLSYLSAHDVGRYRAIVERLGLRR, translated from the coding sequence ATGAGCGTGGAGCCCGAGGGCAGTCCCGGGATTGCGATCGACACGTTCCGGCGGCATCCCAACGACAGTGGATCGCCGGACGTCCAAATCGCCCGCCTGACCGAGCGCATCAACCATCTCAGTGAACACCTGCGCGTGCACCAGAGCGACTTTCATTCCCGCAGGGGCCTGCTCAAGATGGTCGGCCAGCGGCGCCGGCTGTTGAGCTACCTGAGCGCCCACGACGTCGGGCGGTATCGCGCGATCGTCGAGCGGCTCGGACTGCGCCGATAG
- a CDS encoding type II toxin-antitoxin system prevent-host-death family antitoxin, protein MNRIVSVAELKRHLSEVLGEVAHAQQSVLVTRHGRPVARLVPVEAKVRSLADVAGWLEDRDAFFRYLDEAARNRRRHTPRVLKSS, encoded by the coding sequence GTGAACAGAATCGTCTCGGTCGCAGAGCTCAAGCGGCACCTATCCGAGGTGCTCGGCGAGGTCGCGCACGCCCAACAATCCGTCCTCGTCACTCGACACGGGCGTCCTGTGGCCCGCCTCGTTCCCGTCGAAGCGAAGGTGCGTTCGCTGGCCGATGTGGCAGGATGGCTCGAAGATCGGGATGCGTTCTTCCGGTATCTGGACGAGGCGGCACGAAATCGTCGCCGCCACACGCCGCGCGTCTTGAAGTCATCGTGA
- a CDS encoding PIN domain-containing protein has protein sequence MYLLDTNALGEPVKVHPHVAFMANLKDVPPGRLWTSTICVMELRYGCARKRDQTLWERIHRELLVHVEVLPFGQNEATISAQRTRST, from the coding sequence ATGTACCTGCTGGACACGAACGCGCTCGGCGAACCGGTCAAGGTTCACCCGCACGTCGCGTTCATGGCGAACCTCAAAGACGTCCCTCCCGGCAGGCTGTGGACGTCCACGATCTGCGTGATGGAACTCCGGTACGGATGCGCACGCAAGCGCGATCAGACGCTGTGGGAACGGATTCACCGAGAGTTACTCGTCCACGTTGAGGTCCTGCCCTTTGGGCAGAACGAAGCGACGATTTCCGCTCAGCGCACCCGCTCGACGTAG
- the efp gene encoding elongation factor P: protein MISSNDFRPGVHVLLDGDLYAIVESQHVKVGRGPAYVKAKVRNTKTGSITERTFRAGERVPLVYLEKRTMQYLYGTGDEYVVMDKTSYEQLSLRRGLFGDAVRFLRENLDVTVVFHGDTPIAAELPNSVDLKIVETAPGVRGDTVSGGSKPATLETGAVVQVPLFVETGETIRVDTRTGTYVERVR, encoded by the coding sequence GTGATCTCCTCGAACGACTTTCGTCCCGGCGTGCACGTGCTGCTCGACGGCGACCTGTACGCGATCGTCGAATCGCAGCACGTGAAGGTCGGCCGCGGGCCGGCGTACGTGAAGGCCAAGGTGCGCAACACCAAGACCGGCTCCATCACGGAGCGCACGTTCCGCGCCGGCGAGCGCGTCCCGCTCGTCTACCTCGAAAAGCGGACGATGCAGTATCTCTATGGCACCGGCGACGAGTACGTGGTGATGGACAAGACGAGCTACGAGCAATTGTCGCTGCGCCGCGGCCTGTTCGGCGACGCCGTGCGGTTTCTGCGCGAGAACCTCGACGTGACCGTCGTCTTCCACGGCGATACGCCGATCGCCGCCGAACTCCCGAACTCCGTCGACCTCAAGATCGTCGAGACGGCGCCCGGCGTGCGCGGCGACACCGTCAGCGGCGGCAGCAAGCCGGCGACGCTCGAGACCGGCGCCGTCGTGCAGGTGCCGCTGTTCGTCGAGACCGGCGAGACGATCCGCGTGGACACGCGGACGGGGACCTACGTCGAGCGGGTGCGCTGA